From a region of the Cherax quadricarinatus isolate ZL_2023a chromosome 75, ASM3850222v1, whole genome shotgun sequence genome:
- the LOC128691854 gene encoding uncharacterized protein isoform X1, with translation MARVAFHVKISEGFGYFNNYENALQEIQCFQRDTGTYFCQAWSHMKEYNHQDVKPVAHKIFWNDGENSKIKKCHLDYDGIPYIVLGSRIYDCQYGVDRNLNHKRRYKEAQMKGDNLFKKRYHRIPGTKKQDCPAQIYLRDIIKFPNFRITSNTEYYRKKASSQVQNAIKEGNACGERRTYVHFPYMSDHKNHCVEEVQGLKHPIDSRVKKKIQDLVAEGMTDSKALKTALRLFVQTEIFAGQDSPSKSNRHFFPRKSELENCVSLATIKLRISESDQENVKAKIREWQECQPEDKFYFRPYADVKDEASFHPCDYGQQLLVVHQTKWQCQLLDCYGQEFCILDGTYKNLENSLPLFFLVVKTNVDYQVAASFLVQSVTETAVKEALNVLKEWNPKWKPSVFMSDFSKVEISAIEESFNNVKVLLCDYQREQAWERWALNADGGVYSIKEEVLFNLRTLAHSNSLQELNEAEKHLFNSDLWLKNQKLRKWFGKVWLPEHQRWVWAYRKDHLPDINTYSGIKQLNETFNYFYTKNPHQHALSGLLVVLVKYFIPDLYTKYIQRSAEEEIETSIPEESQTYEQPEENFALKCREVIDHIRSYTFLLDDPVILKELYESLLIAFDTVLDYAEGKRGSSSREKEHKSKLNQILDYENKSCLKLSQERKERLRVPVQENACVSSETYEVLAPIEDNNKFGDLIVGSEWTHPESEGVEACVAYETVMESSNCEMAMESVQSEETMHMKPLHISRNSNVNQPLENEKSIIKVCVGEKSCIRPRIFQVLVPVEENNKFEEIEIVAKEKPTVTSETYQVLVPVEDKSQLGDFVVESDWTHSQSSEVASYVTISDTSQRKRKRIAKGTSVKVEKVEDDDKAHRSANSLNKSQTVDGLDMAIFKASL, from the exons ATGTGAAGCCTGTTGCACACAAAATTTTTTGGAATGATGGTGAAaacagcaaaattaaaaaatgccACTTAGACTATGATGGAATACCATACATTGTTCTTGGAAGTCGCATATATGATTGTCAGTATGGTGTTGATCGTAATTTAAATCATAAACGAAGATATAAGGAGGCTCAAATGAAGGGTGACAATTTGTTCAAGAAACGCTACCATCGCATCCCAGGGACCAAGAAACAAGATTGCCCAGCACAAATTTATCTCCGAGACATAATAAAATTTCCAAATTTCAGAATAACATCTAATACAGAATACTACAGAAAGAAGGCATCTTCTCAAGTGCAGAATGCCATAAAAGAAGGAAATGCATGTGGAGAAAGAAGGACGTATGTACACTTTCCCTATATGTCCGATCATAAAAATCATTGTGTAGAGGAGGTACAGGGGTTGAAACATCCCATTGACTCAAGAGTTAAAAAGAAGATACAAGACTTAGTTGCTGAAGGGATGACTGACAGTAAAGCTCTTAAAACAGCCCTTCGACTGTTTGTACAGACAGAGATATTTGCAGGACAGGATTCACCATCAAAAAGCAATCGGCATTTCTTTCCTAGAAAGTCAGAACTCGAAAATTGTGTCAGTTTGGCCACAATTAAGCTAAGAATATCAGAATCTGACCAGGAAAATGTCAAAGCCAAAATTAGAGAATGGCAGGAGTGTCAACCAGAGGACAAATTTTATTTCAGACCTTATGCAGATGTCAAAGATGAGGCTTCATTTCACCCTTGTGATTATGGCCAGCAGTTGTTGGTTGTACATCAAACTAAATGGCAGTGCCAGTTATTAGATTGCTATGGCCAAGAGTTCTGTATTTTGGATGGGACATACAAGAATCTGGAGAATTCTCTACCACTGTTTTTCCTGGTTGTTAAGACTAATGTTGATTATCAAGTTGCTGCATCTTTTCTGGTGCAGAGTGTAACAGAGACAGCTGTAAAAGAGGCACTTAATGTTTTAAAAGAATGGAATCCTAAATGGAAGCCTTCAGTCTTTATGTCTGACTTTTCAAAAGTAGAAATTTCTGCTATTGAAGAATCATTTAATAATGTAAAAGTTCTACTTTGTGACTACCAACGTGAACAAGCATGGGAGAGATGGGCACTAAATGCTGATGGTGGTGTTTATTCAATAAAAGAGGAAGTTCTTTTTAACCTAAGAACACTAGCTCACTCCAATTCATTACAAGAGCTTAATGAAGCAGAGAAGCACTTATTCAACAGTGACCTATGGTTAAAGAACCAAAAGTTACGAAAGTGGTTTGGAAAAGTCTGGCTTCCTGAACATCAG AGATGGGTCTGGGCATACCGAAAAGATCACCTTCCTGACATCAACACCTATAGTGGGATCAAACAACTTAACGAAACTTTCAACTATTTCTATACGAAGAATCCACATCAGCATGCTCTTAGTGGATTGCTTGTGGTTCTTGTGAAATATTTTATACCTGATTTGTACACTAAATATATACAG AGAAGTGCTGAAGAAGAAATAGAAACCAGCATTCCAGAGGAATCACAGACGTATGAGCAACCTGAAGAAAACTTTGCACTGAAATGTCGTGAAGTGATTGACCATATCCGCAGTTATACTTTCCTCTTGGATGATCCAGTGATACTGAAGGAACTCTATGAATCTCTCTTAATTGCATTTGACACTGTTTTAGATTATGCTGAGGGTAAAAGGGGATCCTCATCAAGGGAGAAAGAACATAAATCAAAGTTAAATCAGATCTTGGATTATGAAAATAAATCTTGCCTCAAATTATCACAGGAAAGAAAGGAAAGGTTGAGAGTTCCAGTACAGGAAAATGCCTGTGTAAGTTCTGAAACTTATGAAGTATTAGCACCCATTGAGGATAATAATAAATTTGGTGATCTTATAGTTGGGTCAGAATGGACTCATCCTGAAAGTGAAGGTGTCGAGGCTTGTGTTGCCTACGAAACAGTTATGGAGAGTAGTAACTGTGAAATGGCAATGGAATCAGTGCAAAGTGAAGAAACTATGCACATGAAACCATTGCATATCAGTAGAAACTCAAATGTAAACCAGCCCTTGGAAAATGAAAAAAGCATTATCAAAGTCTGTGTAGGGGAAAAGTCGTGTATAAGGCCTAGGATTTTTCAAGTTCTAGTTCCAGTTGAAGAGAATAATAAATTTGAAGAGATTGAAATTGTTGCAAAGGAAAAACCAACTGTTACATCAGAAACTTACCAGGTTTTGGTACCTGTTGAAGACAAAAGTCAACTTGGTGATTTTGTGGTGGAATCAGACTGGACTCACTCACAAAGTAGCGAGGTAGCATCTTATGTGACCATTTCAGATACTAgtcagagaaagagaaaaagaatagCAAAGGGGACATCTGTTAAAGTGGAAAAAGTAGAGGATGATGATAAAGCACACAGATCTGCTAACAGTCTTAACAAATCACAAACAGTTGATGGATTAGATATGGCTATATTCAAAGCTTCCTTGTGA
- the LOC128691854 gene encoding uncharacterized protein isoform X2 codes for MARVAFHVKISEDVKPVAHKIFWNDGENSKIKKCHLDYDGIPYIVLGSRIYDCQYGVDRNLNHKRRYKEAQMKGDNLFKKRYHRIPGTKKQDCPAQIYLRDIIKFPNFRITSNTEYYRKKASSQVQNAIKEGNACGERRTYVHFPYMSDHKNHCVEEVQGLKHPIDSRVKKKIQDLVAEGMTDSKALKTALRLFVQTEIFAGQDSPSKSNRHFFPRKSELENCVSLATIKLRISESDQENVKAKIREWQECQPEDKFYFRPYADVKDEASFHPCDYGQQLLVVHQTKWQCQLLDCYGQEFCILDGTYKNLENSLPLFFLVVKTNVDYQVAASFLVQSVTETAVKEALNVLKEWNPKWKPSVFMSDFSKVEISAIEESFNNVKVLLCDYQREQAWERWALNADGGVYSIKEEVLFNLRTLAHSNSLQELNEAEKHLFNSDLWLKNQKLRKWFGKVWLPEHQRWVWAYRKDHLPDINTYSGIKQLNETFNYFYTKNPHQHALSGLLVVLVKYFIPDLYTKYIQRSAEEEIETSIPEESQTYEQPEENFALKCREVIDHIRSYTFLLDDPVILKELYESLLIAFDTVLDYAEGKRGSSSREKEHKSKLNQILDYENKSCLKLSQERKERLRVPVQENACVSSETYEVLAPIEDNNKFGDLIVGSEWTHPESEGVEACVAYETVMESSNCEMAMESVQSEETMHMKPLHISRNSNVNQPLENEKSIIKVCVGEKSCIRPRIFQVLVPVEENNKFEEIEIVAKEKPTVTSETYQVLVPVEDKSQLGDFVVESDWTHSQSSEVASYVTISDTSQRKRKRIAKGTSVKVEKVEDDDKAHRSANSLNKSQTVDGLDMAIFKASL; via the exons ATGTGAAGCCTGTTGCACACAAAATTTTTTGGAATGATGGTGAAaacagcaaaattaaaaaatgccACTTAGACTATGATGGAATACCATACATTGTTCTTGGAAGTCGCATATATGATTGTCAGTATGGTGTTGATCGTAATTTAAATCATAAACGAAGATATAAGGAGGCTCAAATGAAGGGTGACAATTTGTTCAAGAAACGCTACCATCGCATCCCAGGGACCAAGAAACAAGATTGCCCAGCACAAATTTATCTCCGAGACATAATAAAATTTCCAAATTTCAGAATAACATCTAATACAGAATACTACAGAAAGAAGGCATCTTCTCAAGTGCAGAATGCCATAAAAGAAGGAAATGCATGTGGAGAAAGAAGGACGTATGTACACTTTCCCTATATGTCCGATCATAAAAATCATTGTGTAGAGGAGGTACAGGGGTTGAAACATCCCATTGACTCAAGAGTTAAAAAGAAGATACAAGACTTAGTTGCTGAAGGGATGACTGACAGTAAAGCTCTTAAAACAGCCCTTCGACTGTTTGTACAGACAGAGATATTTGCAGGACAGGATTCACCATCAAAAAGCAATCGGCATTTCTTTCCTAGAAAGTCAGAACTCGAAAATTGTGTCAGTTTGGCCACAATTAAGCTAAGAATATCAGAATCTGACCAGGAAAATGTCAAAGCCAAAATTAGAGAATGGCAGGAGTGTCAACCAGAGGACAAATTTTATTTCAGACCTTATGCAGATGTCAAAGATGAGGCTTCATTTCACCCTTGTGATTATGGCCAGCAGTTGTTGGTTGTACATCAAACTAAATGGCAGTGCCAGTTATTAGATTGCTATGGCCAAGAGTTCTGTATTTTGGATGGGACATACAAGAATCTGGAGAATTCTCTACCACTGTTTTTCCTGGTTGTTAAGACTAATGTTGATTATCAAGTTGCTGCATCTTTTCTGGTGCAGAGTGTAACAGAGACAGCTGTAAAAGAGGCACTTAATGTTTTAAAAGAATGGAATCCTAAATGGAAGCCTTCAGTCTTTATGTCTGACTTTTCAAAAGTAGAAATTTCTGCTATTGAAGAATCATTTAATAATGTAAAAGTTCTACTTTGTGACTACCAACGTGAACAAGCATGGGAGAGATGGGCACTAAATGCTGATGGTGGTGTTTATTCAATAAAAGAGGAAGTTCTTTTTAACCTAAGAACACTAGCTCACTCCAATTCATTACAAGAGCTTAATGAAGCAGAGAAGCACTTATTCAACAGTGACCTATGGTTAAAGAACCAAAAGTTACGAAAGTGGTTTGGAAAAGTCTGGCTTCCTGAACATCAG AGATGGGTCTGGGCATACCGAAAAGATCACCTTCCTGACATCAACACCTATAGTGGGATCAAACAACTTAACGAAACTTTCAACTATTTCTATACGAAGAATCCACATCAGCATGCTCTTAGTGGATTGCTTGTGGTTCTTGTGAAATATTTTATACCTGATTTGTACACTAAATATATACAG AGAAGTGCTGAAGAAGAAATAGAAACCAGCATTCCAGAGGAATCACAGACGTATGAGCAACCTGAAGAAAACTTTGCACTGAAATGTCGTGAAGTGATTGACCATATCCGCAGTTATACTTTCCTCTTGGATGATCCAGTGATACTGAAGGAACTCTATGAATCTCTCTTAATTGCATTTGACACTGTTTTAGATTATGCTGAGGGTAAAAGGGGATCCTCATCAAGGGAGAAAGAACATAAATCAAAGTTAAATCAGATCTTGGATTATGAAAATAAATCTTGCCTCAAATTATCACAGGAAAGAAAGGAAAGGTTGAGAGTTCCAGTACAGGAAAATGCCTGTGTAAGTTCTGAAACTTATGAAGTATTAGCACCCATTGAGGATAATAATAAATTTGGTGATCTTATAGTTGGGTCAGAATGGACTCATCCTGAAAGTGAAGGTGTCGAGGCTTGTGTTGCCTACGAAACAGTTATGGAGAGTAGTAACTGTGAAATGGCAATGGAATCAGTGCAAAGTGAAGAAACTATGCACATGAAACCATTGCATATCAGTAGAAACTCAAATGTAAACCAGCCCTTGGAAAATGAAAAAAGCATTATCAAAGTCTGTGTAGGGGAAAAGTCGTGTATAAGGCCTAGGATTTTTCAAGTTCTAGTTCCAGTTGAAGAGAATAATAAATTTGAAGAGATTGAAATTGTTGCAAAGGAAAAACCAACTGTTACATCAGAAACTTACCAGGTTTTGGTACCTGTTGAAGACAAAAGTCAACTTGGTGATTTTGTGGTGGAATCAGACTGGACTCACTCACAAAGTAGCGAGGTAGCATCTTATGTGACCATTTCAGATACTAgtcagagaaagagaaaaagaatagCAAAGGGGACATCTGTTAAAGTGGAAAAAGTAGAGGATGATGATAAAGCACACAGATCTGCTAACAGTCTTAACAAATCACAAACAGTTGATGGATTAGATATGGCTATATTCAAAGCTTCCTTGTGA
- the LOC128691854 gene encoding uncharacterized protein isoform X3 → MKGDNLFKKRYHRIPGTKKQDCPAQIYLRDIIKFPNFRITSNTEYYRKKASSQVQNAIKEGNACGERRTYVHFPYMSDHKNHCVEEVQGLKHPIDSRVKKKIQDLVAEGMTDSKALKTALRLFVQTEIFAGQDSPSKSNRHFFPRKSELENCVSLATIKLRISESDQENVKAKIREWQECQPEDKFYFRPYADVKDEASFHPCDYGQQLLVVHQTKWQCQLLDCYGQEFCILDGTYKNLENSLPLFFLVVKTNVDYQVAASFLVQSVTETAVKEALNVLKEWNPKWKPSVFMSDFSKVEISAIEESFNNVKVLLCDYQREQAWERWALNADGGVYSIKEEVLFNLRTLAHSNSLQELNEAEKHLFNSDLWLKNQKLRKWFGKVWLPEHQRWVWAYRKDHLPDINTYSGIKQLNETFNYFYTKNPHQHALSGLLVVLVKYFIPDLYTKYIQRSAEEEIETSIPEESQTYEQPEENFALKCREVIDHIRSYTFLLDDPVILKELYESLLIAFDTVLDYAEGKRGSSSREKEHKSKLNQILDYENKSCLKLSQERKERLRVPVQENACVSSETYEVLAPIEDNNKFGDLIVGSEWTHPESEGVEACVAYETVMESSNCEMAMESVQSEETMHMKPLHISRNSNVNQPLENEKSIIKVCVGEKSCIRPRIFQVLVPVEENNKFEEIEIVAKEKPTVTSETYQVLVPVEDKSQLGDFVVESDWTHSQSSEVASYVTISDTSQRKRKRIAKGTSVKVEKVEDDDKAHRSANSLNKSQTVDGLDMAIFKASL, encoded by the exons ATGAAGGGTGACAATTTGTTCAAGAAACGCTACCATCGCATCCCAGGGACCAAGAAACAAGATTGCCCAGCACAAATTTATCTCCGAGACATAATAAAATTTCCAAATTTCAGAATAACATCTAATACAGAATACTACAGAAAGAAGGCATCTTCTCAAGTGCAGAATGCCATAAAAGAAGGAAATGCATGTGGAGAAAGAAGGACGTATGTACACTTTCCCTATATGTCCGATCATAAAAATCATTGTGTAGAGGAGGTACAGGGGTTGAAACATCCCATTGACTCAAGAGTTAAAAAGAAGATACAAGACTTAGTTGCTGAAGGGATGACTGACAGTAAAGCTCTTAAAACAGCCCTTCGACTGTTTGTACAGACAGAGATATTTGCAGGACAGGATTCACCATCAAAAAGCAATCGGCATTTCTTTCCTAGAAAGTCAGAACTCGAAAATTGTGTCAGTTTGGCCACAATTAAGCTAAGAATATCAGAATCTGACCAGGAAAATGTCAAAGCCAAAATTAGAGAATGGCAGGAGTGTCAACCAGAGGACAAATTTTATTTCAGACCTTATGCAGATGTCAAAGATGAGGCTTCATTTCACCCTTGTGATTATGGCCAGCAGTTGTTGGTTGTACATCAAACTAAATGGCAGTGCCAGTTATTAGATTGCTATGGCCAAGAGTTCTGTATTTTGGATGGGACATACAAGAATCTGGAGAATTCTCTACCACTGTTTTTCCTGGTTGTTAAGACTAATGTTGATTATCAAGTTGCTGCATCTTTTCTGGTGCAGAGTGTAACAGAGACAGCTGTAAAAGAGGCACTTAATGTTTTAAAAGAATGGAATCCTAAATGGAAGCCTTCAGTCTTTATGTCTGACTTTTCAAAAGTAGAAATTTCTGCTATTGAAGAATCATTTAATAATGTAAAAGTTCTACTTTGTGACTACCAACGTGAACAAGCATGGGAGAGATGGGCACTAAATGCTGATGGTGGTGTTTATTCAATAAAAGAGGAAGTTCTTTTTAACCTAAGAACACTAGCTCACTCCAATTCATTACAAGAGCTTAATGAAGCAGAGAAGCACTTATTCAACAGTGACCTATGGTTAAAGAACCAAAAGTTACGAAAGTGGTTTGGAAAAGTCTGGCTTCCTGAACATCAG AGATGGGTCTGGGCATACCGAAAAGATCACCTTCCTGACATCAACACCTATAGTGGGATCAAACAACTTAACGAAACTTTCAACTATTTCTATACGAAGAATCCACATCAGCATGCTCTTAGTGGATTGCTTGTGGTTCTTGTGAAATATTTTATACCTGATTTGTACACTAAATATATACAG AGAAGTGCTGAAGAAGAAATAGAAACCAGCATTCCAGAGGAATCACAGACGTATGAGCAACCTGAAGAAAACTTTGCACTGAAATGTCGTGAAGTGATTGACCATATCCGCAGTTATACTTTCCTCTTGGATGATCCAGTGATACTGAAGGAACTCTATGAATCTCTCTTAATTGCATTTGACACTGTTTTAGATTATGCTGAGGGTAAAAGGGGATCCTCATCAAGGGAGAAAGAACATAAATCAAAGTTAAATCAGATCTTGGATTATGAAAATAAATCTTGCCTCAAATTATCACAGGAAAGAAAGGAAAGGTTGAGAGTTCCAGTACAGGAAAATGCCTGTGTAAGTTCTGAAACTTATGAAGTATTAGCACCCATTGAGGATAATAATAAATTTGGTGATCTTATAGTTGGGTCAGAATGGACTCATCCTGAAAGTGAAGGTGTCGAGGCTTGTGTTGCCTACGAAACAGTTATGGAGAGTAGTAACTGTGAAATGGCAATGGAATCAGTGCAAAGTGAAGAAACTATGCACATGAAACCATTGCATATCAGTAGAAACTCAAATGTAAACCAGCCCTTGGAAAATGAAAAAAGCATTATCAAAGTCTGTGTAGGGGAAAAGTCGTGTATAAGGCCTAGGATTTTTCAAGTTCTAGTTCCAGTTGAAGAGAATAATAAATTTGAAGAGATTGAAATTGTTGCAAAGGAAAAACCAACTGTTACATCAGAAACTTACCAGGTTTTGGTACCTGTTGAAGACAAAAGTCAACTTGGTGATTTTGTGGTGGAATCAGACTGGACTCACTCACAAAGTAGCGAGGTAGCATCTTATGTGACCATTTCAGATACTAgtcagagaaagagaaaaagaatagCAAAGGGGACATCTGTTAAAGTGGAAAAAGTAGAGGATGATGATAAAGCACACAGATCTGCTAACAGTCTTAACAAATCACAAACAGTTGATGGATTAGATATGGCTATATTCAAAGCTTCCTTGTGA